One window of Candidatus Microthrix subdominans genomic DNA carries:
- the infB gene encoding translation initiation factor IF-2: MAAKKIRVFELARELGMTNKEVLELSENLGVGVKSHSSGMIEAQADRVRRKAEREGLTRDEQPEEPAKAPPKKKAPAKKAPTKAPASQKPMRATGKAATESAKPMRATGKAMDSNPVPVAQAPQETQEPVPEPTAPFDSGGSQPGEGAPSTKPRPKMPPPPPGSRRTISSRDRARAMHVEAQSVSAAATPDTTKPQQPRSADRPMRATGKVVTPPAGHALDKQQIEAKQAEVDQTEAQAAEAQATEAKAVEAEAPTVDTAPTAPEQAETPAQPEAVEPAVAQPAPAEPTATEPVAEAASAAAAPSEAAEAVAQVEASPATEGAAPTEDATETPDESAGGESAGPTSLSGKAIPPPPGPPKSASGKPIPPPPGMGGRMPAPTRAGRPGAGPRVGRPAGGPGGARPGGGGGPMPPGGGFPPRPGGGPPGRGRPGGPAGPQRRRKSRRRRNREELQPMDAPSYTPDDAAVPEGVIVVERLSPPQDLGPKLNRTAADVVRFLMQQGEMVTATQSLTDDMIELFAAEIGAEVRLVDPGEEQEVELVRQLDVPEDEVDHDELPERPPVITVMGHVDHGKTKLLDRIRNAKVGEGEAGGITQHIGAYQAMHDGRVLTFIDTPGHEAFTTMRSRGAQATDVVVLVVAADDGVMPQTIEAIAHARAAEVPIVVAVNKIDRESADPNRVLTQLSEHGLVPEAWGGDTVCVEVSALQGLGIDDLLDYLLVVADVEDLRATPDGRATGVVLEANLDIGRGPVATVLVQRGTLKVGDPMVAGPAFGKVRALINDHGEQVDEAGPSTPVQVLGLSDVAQSGDNFVVAPDERKAKAVGATRERWQREIQRSRDASALAGGAKLEDIFKEIQAGETATLNVIVKADVHGSLEAVTESLQKLERDEVKVAVLLRSVGGITKSDVQLAAASNALILGFNVRPDRKIREMADESGVEIRTYEIIYKLLEDIEAAMVGMLAPEYEEVVTGDAEVREVFRVPKIGAVAGCQVLNGVIKRGSLVRFLREGTIIWTGEVSSLRRFKEDVREVAAGFECGVGLSDFQDLKDGDIIETYELREIPRT; this comes from the coding sequence TTGGCAGCAAAGAAAATTCGGGTCTTCGAACTGGCCCGAGAGCTCGGAATGACCAACAAAGAGGTCTTGGAGCTCTCCGAAAACCTGGGCGTCGGCGTGAAGAGCCACAGCTCCGGCATGATCGAGGCCCAAGCCGACCGCGTGCGCCGTAAGGCTGAGCGCGAGGGCCTGACCAGGGACGAACAGCCCGAGGAGCCGGCCAAGGCGCCACCGAAGAAGAAGGCACCCGCCAAGAAGGCGCCGACGAAGGCGCCCGCCTCGCAGAAGCCCATGCGCGCCACCGGCAAGGCGGCCACCGAGAGCGCCAAGCCGATGCGCGCCACCGGTAAGGCGATGGATTCGAATCCTGTCCCGGTGGCCCAGGCGCCACAGGAGACCCAGGAACCGGTCCCCGAGCCCACCGCCCCGTTCGACTCGGGCGGCTCCCAGCCAGGAGAGGGCGCGCCGTCAACCAAGCCGCGTCCGAAGATGCCGCCGCCCCCTCCGGGTTCGCGACGCACCATCTCCTCGCGCGATCGGGCCCGCGCCATGCACGTCGAGGCCCAGTCGGTGTCCGCGGCGGCAACGCCGGACACGACCAAGCCCCAACAGCCCCGGTCCGCCGATCGGCCGATGCGCGCCACCGGCAAGGTGGTCACCCCTCCGGCCGGCCATGCGCTGGACAAGCAACAGATCGAGGCCAAGCAGGCCGAGGTGGATCAGACTGAAGCGCAGGCCGCTGAAGCGCAGGCCACCGAAGCGAAGGCCGTCGAGGCCGAGGCGCCCACCGTCGATACGGCACCGACCGCCCCCGAGCAGGCTGAAACACCCGCCCAACCCGAAGCCGTCGAGCCCGCCGTGGCCCAGCCTGCGCCCGCCGAGCCGACCGCTACCGAGCCCGTCGCCGAGGCGGCGTCCGCTGCAGCCGCTCCAAGCGAAGCCGCCGAAGCAGTGGCACAGGTTGAGGCCAGTCCCGCCACCGAAGGCGCTGCGCCGACCGAGGACGCAACCGAGACCCCCGACGAATCCGCCGGCGGCGAGTCGGCCGGGCCGACCAGCCTTTCTGGCAAGGCGATCCCGCCGCCCCCTGGCCCGCCAAAGTCGGCCAGCGGCAAGCCGATTCCTCCGCCCCCCGGCATGGGTGGCCGCATGCCTGCGCCCACCCGCGCCGGTCGGCCCGGTGCCGGCCCACGCGTCGGACGCCCAGCCGGTGGCCCCGGCGGCGCCCGCCCCGGCGGCGGTGGTGGACCGATGCCTCCCGGTGGCGGCTTCCCGCCCCGTCCGGGTGGTGGACCTCCGGGTCGTGGCCGTCCAGGTGGCCCCGCCGGCCCGCAGCGCCGACGCAAGAGCCGTCGCCGTCGCAACCGCGAAGAGTTGCAGCCGATGGACGCCCCCAGCTACACGCCCGATGACGCGGCGGTTCCCGAGGGTGTAATCGTCGTCGAGCGGTTGTCGCCGCCCCAGGACCTGGGTCCCAAGCTCAACCGCACCGCCGCCGACGTCGTCCGCTTTCTCATGCAGCAGGGCGAGATGGTGACCGCCACGCAGTCGCTGACCGACGACATGATCGAGCTGTTCGCCGCCGAGATCGGCGCCGAGGTTCGTTTGGTCGATCCCGGTGAGGAGCAAGAGGTCGAGCTGGTGCGCCAGCTGGACGTGCCCGAGGACGAGGTTGACCACGACGAGCTGCCAGAGCGCCCACCCGTGATCACGGTGATGGGTCACGTCGACCACGGCAAGACCAAGCTGCTCGACCGCATCCGCAACGCCAAGGTCGGCGAGGGCGAGGCCGGTGGCATCACCCAGCACATCGGCGCCTACCAGGCGATGCACGACGGCCGGGTGCTGACCTTCATCGACACCCCGGGCCACGAGGCCTTCACCACGATGCGTTCACGCGGGGCGCAGGCCACCGACGTGGTCGTGCTGGTGGTGGCGGCCGACGACGGCGTCATGCCCCAGACGATCGAGGCGATCGCCCACGCCCGGGCGGCCGAGGTGCCGATCGTGGTGGCGGTCAACAAGATCGACCGCGAGTCGGCCGACCCCAACCGGGTGCTCACGCAGCTCTCCGAGCACGGGCTGGTCCCCGAGGCGTGGGGTGGCGACACGGTCTGCGTCGAGGTGTCGGCCCTTCAGGGTCTGGGCATCGACGACCTCCTGGACTACCTCCTGGTCGTCGCCGACGTGGAAGACCTGCGGGCGACGCCCGACGGTCGGGCCACCGGCGTGGTTCTCGAGGCCAACCTGGACATCGGGCGTGGCCCGGTGGCCACGGTGCTCGTGCAGCGAGGCACGCTCAAGGTGGGCGATCCGATGGTGGCCGGTCCGGCGTTCGGCAAGGTGCGAGCGCTGATCAACGATCACGGCGAGCAGGTCGACGAGGCTGGTCCGTCAACACCGGTGCAGGTCCTCGGCCTCTCCGACGTGGCCCAGTCGGGCGACAACTTCGTCGTCGCCCCCGACGAGCGCAAGGCCAAGGCGGTCGGCGCCACCCGTGAGCGCTGGCAGCGTGAGATTCAGCGCAGCCGGGACGCGTCGGCGCTGGCCGGTGGGGCCAAGCTGGAGGACATCTTCAAGGAGATCCAGGCCGGCGAGACCGCCACCCTGAACGTGATCGTCAAGGCCGACGTGCACGGCTCGCTCGAAGCGGTCACCGAGAGCCTCCAGAAGCTGGAGCGTGACGAGGTGAAGGTGGCCGTGCTGCTCCGCAGCGTCGGCGGCATCACCAAGAGCGACGTGCAGCTCGCCGCCGCCTCCAACGCACTCATCCTGGGCTTCAATGTCCGCCCGGATCGCAAGATCAGGGAGATGGCCGACGAGTCCGGCGTGGAGATCCGCACGTACGAGATCATCTACAAGCTGCTCGAGGACATCGAGGCGGCCATGGTCGGCATGCTCGCACCCGAATACGAGGAGGTCGTCACCGGCGACGCCGAGGTTCGGGAGGTGTTCCGGGTGCCCAAGATCGGTGCCGTCGCCGGCTGCCAGGTGCTCAACGGTGTCATCAAGCGGGGATCGTTGGTTCGGTTCCTGCGTGAAGGCACGATCATCTGGACCGGAGAGGTCTCGTCGCTGCGTCGCTTCAAGGAGGACGTGCGCGAGGTGGCCGCCGGCTTCGAGTGCGGTGTCGGCCTGTCGGACTTCCAGGACCTCAAGGATGGCGACATCATCGAGACCTATGAGCTGCGGGAGATCCCCCGTACCTAA
- the rbfA gene encoding 30S ribosome-binding factor RbfA, with the protein MSRRDTSRGRATGPGRPFARTDRIGELVRELVAEELERIADERLELVTITSADVDGDLARARVYYSAVLATEEGRSAEVAEALEQLRWPIQQVINRSVRARKTPQISFVRDTSIEAGLRIEAVLAGLDPPSDQPFDESVYRVDEPADDAEAQ; encoded by the coding sequence ATGAGCAGACGAGACACTTCGCGTGGCCGGGCGACCGGACCGGGCCGTCCCTTCGCCCGCACCGATCGGATCGGCGAGCTGGTGCGCGAGCTGGTAGCCGAGGAACTCGAGCGGATCGCCGACGAGCGGCTGGAGCTGGTGACGATCACCAGTGCCGACGTCGACGGCGACTTGGCCCGCGCCCGGGTGTACTACTCGGCGGTGCTCGCCACCGAGGAGGGCCGCTCCGCCGAGGTGGCCGAGGCGCTGGAGCAGCTGCGCTGGCCGATCCAACAGGTGATCAACCGCAGCGTGCGGGCCCGAAAGACCCCTCAGATCAGCTTCGTTCGCGATACCTCGATCGAGGCCGGCTTGCGCATCGAGGCGGTGCTGGCCGGCCTGGACCCGCCGTCGGATCAGCCGTTCGACGAATCGGTGTATCGGGTCGACGAACCTGCCGACGACGCCGAGGCCCAGTGA
- a CDS encoding DUF503 domain-containing protein encodes MAELHVLAARFDLRVGGAASLKAKRIALRPILDRLANRREISVAEIDHQDSWQLASLGLAVVATTPGRCEEAMDSAERLIWSRPEIEVLDVTNWWLETD; translated from the coding sequence ATGGCTGAGCTCCACGTCCTCGCGGCGCGGTTCGACCTTCGGGTGGGCGGCGCGGCGTCGCTCAAGGCCAAGCGAATCGCACTACGCCCCATCCTGGACCGCCTGGCCAACCGCCGGGAGATCTCGGTGGCCGAGATCGATCACCAGGACTCCTGGCAGCTCGCCAGCCTGGGGTTGGCGGTCGTGGCGACCACACCGGGCCGCTGCGAGGAGGCGATGGACTCGGCCGAGCGGCTGATCTGGTCCCGTCCCGAGATCGAGGTCCTCGACGTCACCAATTGGTGGCTGGAAACCGACTGA